The genomic segment AAAGAGAATTACTGACCAACAGCACAGTTGAAGAGTAGCCGTTGCAGTGACCAGACGCCCGCGTCGCGTTCTAAATCTACGCGCGAACCATCGAACAAATTGAAACAAATAAATGGCCAGCTAAACCGGGTTACAACTGCTAAGCCATATAGCCCCATGTGTCTACTCAAATTAATGACAAGATTAGTTTTTCacattaaataaacaaaacaaaacaagaaatggaaaatttttaaaaaaatttttgtgtcaatcaataaaacaaaatggaaaacgAATGAAaaccaagcaaaaaaaaaacaaaatagaagaattcaATTGAATGACCGAGTGTTAAATTATTCAAGAAGTAATTTAACTATTGCGTAAAATGTCAAGAGGCTAagtgtttttattgttgttgctacaTTTCAAAAGCAATAGAAAAAGGATACAAGTGGTGCCCATCAAGAGAACAGCAAATTGGACCCAAGGAAAGAGAACACTTTAAAACATGGATATACCCAACACCGGAGCCATTTTCACCTTGGGGAAATCCTACTTGGCCGAAAATACCCAAAGTTATTTCTACATAAAAAACGATCCCATAAAAAGGCTCATCGCTGGTCCCTATCAAAGTGCAGTGATTTGTGGTAATCTTCATTGTATTGTGTCAACCCACCCCTAACCCCCCTAAACTCAttccaaatacaaatacaaatacacacCGACAGACCGACAGAACGTCGACATTCGTTGTCCTGGCGGTGGTAGATGTCTTCCTTTTACTTTCTTCATATTTATGGTGTATGCAGACCCACTAAAGTGTGCCTACTCGACTACCAAACATTTTGTAGTTGTATTTATAGCTGGTGGCAAACGGTGTTTTACATAGTCTGACCAACCACATTCCTTGGGGAGTTTGACCTGCATTtacatttaagtggaaattatTACCCCCTTTGGTTTTGAAAATACAAAGCAATGGCCAGGAATGGCGTGTCAAAAAGATGGATGACTATAAATTTCTTaaagtgaaacaaaaacaagtgggaagcgatttaagttttaatttaataacaacgacctcttttttatacccatcttGGAAAGGTGTGCCTCAGAGCGACACTATTTTTTTTCATGGGTAAAGACAAAGCAGAAAAtagttttctgatgttttcgcttGAATTCGAACACAGGCATTCGGCGTCTTGCTAACTACTGGGTTGCGAGGCTATAATTATGGTGCAGCAGAtatcagcatgtccgcctacgacgccgaacgcctaggttcgaaccccggcgtaaacatcagaacaattttcagtggtggttttgcCCTTACTAACGCTGACTACATATGTGAGGCAccctgccatattaaaacttctctacgaaGCGGCAtcactatgcggcacgccgatcggactcggcataaggcctcttatcattgaggttaaactttgATCGGATTGCtctcattaatatgagagaagtatcccctgttcctcctgggaaattaagtatttagttggtggtggtgggtatactatAACTAGGACCCGAGCATTTCGATAGCTTTTACTATTATCAATGAAGGTCCACTTAAATGTAGTCACACTTTTATGTAGTCCACTCTTGTTGGAACTCGAAAACTGGGAGTATGTGTAACTTAATTTCccgtttttctattttttgttaAACTGCTTGTTTTTCAATTGTTTGTTGAATTCTTGTAGATCAATTTATAAAAATGATGAGCGTACACCATTTAGATTTACATCATTTAAATAACGAATGGTCATTGCATGACATGGTGACGTATAATCGATGTGTCAATACATTTGAATCAATCATACGCAAGGGAGGCCGAATCAATCACTTGTACCAGCACCACATCGAACGTATGTTCGTTGTGATAGATTTTAACACAAACCCTTTTAAGAAACACACATTTTAATAGAATTctgagctcaaatgaaatataaaacaaattaacccatacaaatatatatttgtCGATTCTGATCACAttttacatagaaaaaattggatttttcctTGCTCGAAGTATTTTAGCAATGATTACAAGCCAAAGAACGAAAACTTCAAAACAAAGATGCTATCTTCACTATATTCTAATGGATACAACCATCCGTTTCGAATTTCGATTGCCCATTGATTATCATGGCATGTAtttccaattattatttttggaattttttttttatttaagcatCTTTTAAACTACCATTAAAGATAAAAAAAACCTTTATACCAAGTAAATACACTTTCACCAGAGGAAATGTTTTCctgaaaagttggaaaattggtCATCTTTAAATAAAGTTCGTGATCGTTGGCTCAAATTCAGATTTTAGATATTCAGAATCGCCTCTTGTATCAAGTCGGTATGGTTGTTATAGCCCCATCTTAACCAAGAAAGCACAGAGCGAAGTGGAATACCGAAAGATGTCCAGGCGTAAATCCGCGCAAGATAGaagaagttcttttcagcaggagatgcaaGTGGCACCtgcctccttgggaggagagaattttccatttacagaaagcgcaaaatacctcggtgttttgctggacaggaaattcaacttcaaatccaacattttggaagggGCAGGAAAGGCCAGTCTTAccatatacacctgcaagagagccacaaatacttcttattagtgtaggtcggttgggattgtaaatgggctatattggtccatgttttgatatagctgccatataaaccgatcttgggtcttgacttcttgagcaatttttacccgatttcgctgaaattttgtatgatgtgttttgttatgacttctaacaaatgtgttgagtatggttgaaatcggtccataacctgatgtagctgccatataaaccgatctcgggtcttgacttcttgagccactaatgggcacaattcttatccgatttggctgaaattttgcatgaggtgttttattatgacttccaacaactgtgctgagtatggttgaaatcagtccataacctgatatagctgccatataaaccgatctcgagtcttgactttttgagtcactggagggcacaattcttatccaatttggctgaaattttgcatgaggtgttttgctatgactcccaacaacagtgctgagtatggttaaaatcggtcaataacctgatatagctgccatataaaccgatctcgggtcttgacttcttgagccactagagggcacaattctcatccgatttggctgaaattttgcacggcgcgtttcattatgactttcaacagctgtgctaaataaggttcaaatcggtcaataatctgatatagctgccatataaactgatctgggatcttgacttcttgagcctctagaggtcgcaattattatctgatttgcttgaaattttgtacgacagattctctcatgaccatcaacatacgtgtttataatgatctgaatcgttctatagcctaatacagctgtcatataaatcgatcttttttttacttcttgagcccccaaagggcgcaattcttattcaaattggctgacattttacacaggtctccaacatataatttaattgtggtccgtacccgaccatatcttgatatcgctctaatagcagagcaaatcttttcttatatcctttttgcctaagaagagatgccgggaaaagaactcgacaaatgcgatccatggtggatggtatataagattcggccggccgaacttagcacgcttttacttgttatatataacacTGTATATTTTACGACCGATCTACACGAAATTTGGTAAGGATTGGTTTTTCTGTTCTGCTTATTGCCTATTTCATGcctcgcctgattttcacttgtAAACCCGGAGTTGCTACAGCACCCTTCTCCGCCAGAGtccaccaaaattttttcagatttagataaatcgATCATATAATGATAGCGCCCAATCTAAACTTATAGTGAAGGTGCAAGGTATTATTTCCATTACTAATCAAAATATTTCAGTTAAGTTTATATGTAAGCGACATGCGATCACCCAAAAACGTAATCAAACCTTGAAAGGCGCATACATCAAAATCATTGATGTGAGGGCTGTCTCATTTCATAACGGTCcatggtacagctcccatatttagaGAGGCATCGTAATCAACTATTCTCTCTCAATATccatcaaaaaaagaaaatggaaaaaatgtcACTAACATTATTTTTGCAGGATCTTCTGCATATATGTACACAGGAACATAAGCCCACAAGCGAGGAAATATAcacttagagaaatttttagtaaaaacagcaaaaatgtttgctgtaacagcagaaagtctgctgaaattgggaccgcagacaaaataactaaagggtgatttttttaaggttaggattttcatgcattagtatttgacagatcacgtgggatttcagacatggtgtcaaagagaaagatgctcagtatgctttgacatttcatcatgaatagacttactaacgagcaacgcttgcaaatcatagaattttattaccaaaatcagtattcggttcgaaatgtgttcattcaccgtaacgttgcgtccaacagcatctttgaaaaaatacggtccaatgattccaccagcgtacaaaccacaccaaacagtgcatttttcgggatgcatgggcagttcttgaacggcttctggttgctcttcactccaaatgcggcaattttgcttatttacgtagccattcaaccagaaatgagcctcatcgctgaacggtgaatgaacacatttcgaaccgaacactgattttggtaataaaattcaatgatttgcaagcgttgctcgttagtaagtctattcatgatgaaatgtcaaagcatactgagcatctttctctttgacaccatgtctgaaatcccacgtgatctgtcaaatactaatgcatgaaaatcctaacctcaaaaaaatcaccctttactaagatcatattttggtttttaaacaaaaaacgtACGCCTAAAATTGGCAAATTGCGAGTGTTTCACTTGTTGCAAAGCGAGTGCTTCACTTGTTGTTTACAAGTTCAACAATTTTATATGGTTTCACTGAAAAgataaacaattttaatttaatgtcaGCAGACAACGCTTGCTGATATTAGcagacaaatttttttgggtgtataTACGTACGCCTGCCCACCGCTGGACTACATTCACATTAGAAGCCTGTTGAGAATTTCAAATGCCATGTATTTTCATCGTTTTAATTAGTACTTCTAAACAAATAGCCGTTATTTTATATGTGCTAAACCCATCAATGTAAACCATAATTCCTTTGTCCCAAAAAACCAAATACTTTGTAATTTCAAAAACCGCACGAGACAAGTTAAGAATGTTTCGATATACTCAAACAGTACAAAAATACACTCTCGTTAAAAATGCTGTCACTGTGTTATGTGTCGTCAAAGTGTAGTTTCCAAGCATAGCAACGAAGTTGTTAAAGATTTTTAAACACTTAAACTTTTGGTGAACACTTTCTTCAGTCATTCATTCGCCTTTAGGCGCTGCCAATGCCGCCGCCAACCACTTGCCATTGCATGTTGCCGGCAATTATTGCCTCGAAACTCTTGACGATTTCAATTGCAAGAACTTTCACTTTTCGTTAATCCTCCCGCTCAGCAGCAGGTTGATGGGCAGGTGGGCTTTGAGTGCAGGCTACCACCAAGATGGAAATGGAGGAAATGCCAGAACATCAGAAAGTCGTTTTCAATGGCCACACAACGCAAAAACGTGTTTCCAAGTGAAAGTCTTGGTAAGATTTTGGCGGCATGAATGAAAGGATACGGGAGAAAAAACACTGAAGGCATTATTATCCGGCATGAGTGCATGAGTAAGCGGCAGAGGAATATAGAAATTAggcaactttttttgtttttcgagtaaatttgaaacattgaacaCTGAGCAAGCATTCATGTGTTTGAGGGGTCACAGCACAGTTTTGTCGGTGTTGGGGATTGCCATAAAACCAAAACAACACGACAATCATttcgttgttattgttgttgtacaaTGTTTATCGTATATGACGGTCAGTAGTTGATTTCAGTAGATTAAATCTATCCatgcacacacacccacacacacacatacactcgcTTAAACACAAACTAGATTGAACAAATAGTCTATCAAGGACACCCACCGTCCATTACTCGCAAaccagccaaaaaaaaaataaacagaaacaaaaacaaaaaacctcaatAAAACAATGTTGGATTTAATGTCCCGAATAAATATCTTAATAACAATATAGCCATTGAATGTTTTATTGCTTTGGTTTTGTTTCTTGTTTTCCACCGTCCCACCAACTCTTCTACTGGCATAAGGCATGTATCATAACTTGGATTATTTGCTTGTCACACCCCGTCGGAAAAGTGATACGCACATTGTTTGCAAGGACATATGAGCTAGATGACTGTCAGAATTTTTTAAGAACTTATTCAAAGTGTATTTGGGGATGCCTTTTGATGGCTGTCATTTGTGTCCGACATTGTCCATTGTCATAGGAGAAAAGAAAATTGTATACAGAGCAGATGCAATTAAGAGATTTAAGGGTTTCATGAGTCTTGTTTAAAAATGGCCGAGGCTAGATTGTCCATAACCATGGATTACATATTCGTGTTAGAATTTTACAAGCCAAAGCTTATGTTAGGGGGGGCTATCTTTTGACAGTCtggaaaaggaagatgcctcctagttcccaccgttgaaccaGAAAGATAGTTTTAAAAACTCTAATAGCTTGCAAATCCGATTGCATACCGCCAATACAGGGAAGTTCTCAAAACAATAAgaatctaaaacaagtaaaagcgtgctaagtttagacgggccgaatcttataaaccctccaccatggatcgcatttgtcgatttctttccccggcatctcttcttaggcaaaaacaagaagtaaaatagagagatcgattcatatgggagctgtatcaagctatgaccgattcagaccataataaacacgtatgttgatggtcatgagaggatccgtcgtacaaattttcaggcaaatcggatcggattgcgacctctagaggctcaagaagtcaagatcccagatcggtttataaagcagctatataaggttatgaaccgatttgaaacctttttggcacagttgttgaaaatcataataaaatacgccatgcaaaaatttcagccaaatcggaatggaattgcgtcctctagcagctcaagatgtcaagtccccaggtgggtttatatgaaaactatatcaggttattgaccgaattaaaccatacaacgcatagttgttggaaatcgtaacaaaatatttcactcaaatcggatgagaattgcgccctctagtggctcaagaaatcaaggctcaagatcggtttatataacagctatatcaggttatgggctgatttgaaccatacttggcgcagttgttggaagtcatagtgaaactcgtcgtgcaaaatttcattccaatcggataagaattgcgccctctagaagtcaagacccaagatcggtttatatggcagctatatcaggttatggaccgatttgaaccatacttgacgcagttgttggaagtcatagcgaaacacatcggccaaatttcattccaatcagataagaattgcgccctcttgaggctcaagaagtcaagacccaagatcggtttatatggcagctatatcaggttatagaccgatttgaaccatacttagcacagttgttggatatcataacaaaacacgtcgtgcaaaattccattccaatcagataagaattacgccctctagaggctcaagaagtcaagacccaagatcggtttatatggcagctatatcaggttatgaaccgatttgaaattttgcatgaggtgtttttttataacttccaacaactgtgcttagtatggagcaaatcggtccataacctgatatagcagtcatataaaccgatttgggatcttgacttcttgagcctcagttattatccaagttggctgaaattttgcatgagatgttttgttatgatttccaacaactgtgttgagtatggttcaaatcggttcataacctggtgttttgatatgacttccaacatttgtgcgaagcatggtccaaatcgatccataacctggtataggagccatataaaccgagcttggatcttgacttcttggcttcttgagcttttagaaggcgtaattcttatccgatttggctgtaattttgcatggggtgttttgagatgacttccaacatttgtgcgaagcatggtccaaatcgatccataacccggtatagatgccatataaaccgatcttggattttgacttcttgagctgcttgagggcgcaattctcctacgatttagcacaaattttgtacaacggcttctccaatggccctcaacatacgtgtacaaTATAATCGGAATCGATCtattgcttgatacagctcccatatataccgatctcccgattttgcttcttaagcccctacatggcgcaattcttatccgaatggactgaaaaatttcacaatgacttctacaatgttcagtattcaatccatttatggtccgaatcggactataacttgatatagctcgaatagcataacagtccttatgcattattctctgtttgcctgAACAGAGATACTacgcaaagaactcggcaaatgcgatccatggtggagggtatataagattcggcccagccggacttagcaggcttttacttgtttccccaAAGTTTTGTAATATAACTGTAATAATTTAAGTAGGAAATAAACTGACTTTAGCGACTTATTCCAAATACTCCTAGGGTCCAGTTCTTGattgaaaaattataataatgcGACTTTGGCTATGCTTCTAAAGGGAATATTAGACGCAACTACCAAGTTCTAcaattgcaaaaacaaaataggGTTTCTACTTCAGTACGAGTATTAACCTAGCCAGGTAGGGTTGCTGGGTTTCACCATCATGGTCATTTGGAAACTCTTTCATTTTCCTtttgcaacccaacgaacaatCAATCACACCACCGAGCAGTGGAAAGCGCAcacaaaactaaaataaaatatgactgAACATTTTTCCATTCTTTTATCAGAATCAGGACGTTTATTTGTATGGGGTGAAAATCACTATGGACAACTGGGCATAGGAGGTCACTTGTCCAATGGCAGCAACCaacacaacaataataacaacaacaacaatggtgaTATAATTACAAAGCCGACATGCGTAAAGTCTTTGAAAGTATTGGGCCTGAAAGTGGCGGACATAGCCTACGGCCACGATTGGTCGGTGATTTTGACATGTAAGTTCTGACTCGATATCCGAAACTAATTCAAAATTCCTGTGCATGATGGTATCTTTTAAGACCTCTACATCGTAAATCTATGGTTTGTCTTTTCAGTCTCCAATGAGCTGTTCTTTACGGGCCGCAATATATTCTCCAGCGAGAGCCCAGTCTCATCCAATTTCACCGAAGCAACAGTCAACGAGGAGCCATGTGAAATTATACGCAAACCCTTCCGTTTGGAAGAGTTCGATGACTGCTTGGCCGACAACGAGGAGGCCGAAAACTTTGTCAGTGTTCTGGCCGGCAATGAACATTTCGTTGTATTGACCTGTAAGTTTGCTTTTCCCTTTATGTACTCTTCTAGACTTGGCCAAAGCTTTTGCCTCTTTCACACAGTCAATGTTTGTTAGCCATTTTGCACTTACCCCCGCCTCGTGCCGCCGCTGCACCAGCCACCACTCATGGCAGTTGGCTAACAGCTGAAGTGCAAACATGGAAACTGCATAAAATAAACAACAGGTCCTTTTCTCCAAAACACCAGAATGCAAAACGCGACTATTGATTATTTATGACATGCAAAACGGAAGGACCTCCGTATAGCACATTTGCTGTGGGGCGTCGCAGGAATGCCACCGCACAGATAACAACGTATTTACATTAAGGCCTGCCGCCGTGCAGAACGCTTGAGGACACCCCCACCTGAAATATGCGAATATCGCGTGTAAATAAATATCTGCTCACTCGGTACAGTTTTTGTTTTAGTGTTTTCCCCCCCTCCCCAttcaaatattgcccatgagcTCAGTGAATTTAATGGAGATACTAATGGCTCGACCAATGAGGGTGTTTCTGTTGGATTTCGTTAAATGCCATATCCCGTGACATCTAGATTTTTGGTTAAAGATACATAAATGtatctacaaaattttaaatcgatcatCATTTGTCGAATTAAAAAGGGTTTTAGGCAGCTTTTTCCTTTTCCCTATCGGGTTTTTCCTAGATCCCCTAATTCACCCAGCAGCTAAGAGCTCAAAAATTATCTCTCTCGTTTACTACCAAAGAAACACCGagtcagcagacaaaaactgctgttttagcaaacatttttgctgttttgattaACAAGTTTGGTGGAGTGGttgagcaagagccggtgccggacagcctctcactgagacgctCCACTTGATATCGCTGATTGACTATCTGATACTGACTATCTAGTTCCCGCTGAGCTACTCGTGATGACGACGAACACTACccaaatcggagctcagagtTCTAACGCGTGTAGTCTTCACAGTCATCCCGTGTCGGGTTGTTATTGTGATATGCAGTTTTCATGCTGATGCTTGGCAAATGGAATTTTTTCAAAGAGGCTCGGGTGGTGGAGtattcgaatcggtttataatctgacacAGCTCCTATATGATcggttaaccaccgctgacaaaatGATGCTGATGTGCTCGCCAATAGCGTAATCACCCAGAGTCCTTAAGAGTTataggacatgctaacatctgcgaaTACGGTGGCCTTCTTTACATTTCTTATACGCTGCCTTCAAATTGCgttcttttattttcttgtaCATTTCAGCTTTTGGACGCCTTATAGGCTGGGGCTCAAACCAAGCCAATCAATTGGGCAGCTCCGATGAGGCTCTCTTGGCACCACATGAAATAGTTTTGGACTCTCCCATACGGCAGTTTGCTTGTGGCCCCAAATCAACGCTTGTGCTAACCGAAAAGGGAAACCTTTATCTGACGGGTcatttaaatgaatttgtgtttacaCAATTCACCGAACTGCAGAAGAATCTCTCGCCCAATGAGCAGATTGTGTTCGTCCACATATCGCATGCGAGTGAAATTTTCATTGTTACCAATGGTGGCAGCATTTATCGTAGCCTAGAGTCGCTGCGTAACAAAAGTCTCATCTTTCAAAGGTTCTACGACTATGACAGCGAAGAGAATGGACCCATTTGGAAATTGCTCAAGGGCACCTCATTCTATGCGGTGCTCACCAAAGTGAATAAGTTCTACACCACCTTCTCGGAGAGTGGCCATCACTTGAAAACTTTTCGAGAAATTTCAAAGTTCAAAAATCTTCGCCTATTGGATATGGCTTTGGGTGATCAACATGTACTGGTCCATGGTTTGCCCAGATCATCGGCATTGGCGGCCAGCATGGGTCCTGCTGCAGAACACCTCCGAGTAATGTCTCAAAGTACGATAATGGCCAATACCACAGGTGGTCTAATGGGTAGAATGAAAAATACCGCGACCACCTCGTTAGCAGAGGCAAATCAAAAGAGCCCCCAGATGAGTAGTGCATTCATGGAAGCCATTCCTGAACGGCCAAAGACCAACACACCGGTACATGAAACAATAAGTGAGGGGGTGGAAGATGTAGGAGAAACAGACGGCACACCCCAAAACGGAACTACAGACTCCAATAATAATTTGGAGGAAGGGGGGAGCAACAATAACCACAACCATAATAGTGCAGCCGCAGATGCAGATGCGCACCTAGAAAGTGATCATCTTGACAACTCTTCAAGCCGCGGAAAATCACCTACGGAGTCCCTTAAGTCGCGCAAAAGCGTGATTTCCTTGAAGAAATCGCAAAACAACTCCCTGCGTCCACGCACTCCATACCCAGAGGGCAGTAGTGCAAGTAGTTCTCCACAGACGGCAATTAAAAAGACCCCAGTGCAAGACTCCTCCTACGCAAAAGCCCTTAACGAGGACAACATCGACCATACGTCGCCTAGGTTGGTGGGAAGTCTGGAAAATATCCCTGAATCCATTGTGGGTAGGTTTAAGATTTTCAGACATTTTTCCATGTCAACGACTTTTATTGAACTCTctgcttttttattttctatcccAAGCTAAACCTGGACTAAGTGTATCAACGCCCACACCACCCACCGAAGATGACGAACAACTAACCGTGGAGATTAGAGAGACCACTGACCCATTGGACCACACTGTGACAATTAACGAAATACGTTTCATCAACAACGGCATTGATGTCACGGCAAATGTTAAAAAAGACCGACTGGACTCAGAAGACTCTGCAGACGAAACCGATGACGAGGAGGACAGCAAATCTACCAT from the Stomoxys calcitrans chromosome 1, idStoCalc2.1, whole genome shotgun sequence genome contains:
- the LOC106089942 gene encoding X-linked retinitis pigmentosa GTPase regulator, translating into MDIPNTGAIFTLGKSYLAENTQSYFYIKNDPIKRLIAGPYQSAVICESGRLFVWGENHYGQLGIGGHLSNGSNQHNNNNNNNNGDIITKPTCVKSLKVLGLKVADIAYGHDWSVILTFSNELFFTGRNIFSSESPVSSNFTEATVNEEPCEIIRKPFRLEEFDDCLADNEEAENFVSVLAGNEHFVVLTSFGRLIGWGSNQANQLGSSDEALLAPHEIVLDSPIRQFACGPKSTLVLTEKGNLYLTGHLNEFVFTQFTELQKNLSPNEQIVFVHISHASEIFIVTNGGSIYRSLESLRNKSLIFQRFYDYDSEENGPIWKLLKGTSFYAVLTKVNKFYTTFSESGHHLKTFREISKFKNLRLLDMALGDQHVLVHGLPRSSALAASMGPAAEHLRVMSQSTIMANTTGGLMGRMKNTATTSLAEANQKSPQMSSAFMEAIPERPKTNTPVHETISEGVEDVGETDGTPQNGTTDSNNNLEEGGSNNNHNHNSAAADADAHLESDHLDNSSSRGKSPTESLKSRKSVISLKKSQNNSLRPRTPYPEGSSASSSPQTAIKKTPVQDSSYAKALNEDNIDHTSPRLVGSLENIPESIVAKPGLSVSTPTPPTEDDEQLTVEIRETTDPLDHTVTINEIRFINNGIDVTANVKKDRLDSEDSADETDDEEDSKSTIRKQAEDFIEHVGDEVDETVEKVQATKAEAEEAVKEKANTIGEKVGSKFTEAKESLESAAKGAGESVETKFAGAKDTVESAAMKAASGAMGAVEAVTENAKKAAKGAKHTMENVGNTAAKATDDARQALETMGSNAAKATGEAKDSMGNALRKMAGDTRHAVGAVTSKISHEVQDAKNSLSSLLQGKKHNKVDVEIVPPPDNGLDAIEELNAEISAKDSGGSKTLPTSQSTNTPGGAQEDDERTTASVNSAHTSAGNPFENNNPFEGNNPFDQDATVPFDPELDAMIERSKKAFQEDMEAASMATENRLGHVEEVVVEEKSKFSKFFQDMREKSKNLSCRNEKAVQIIEDQPPPPRYSEQDELALQPANMRPENGSKICTIL